CTGAATCAGCATTATTATGCTTAGCTATTACTGGAATATTATTACGTTGTCCCCATATTTGTAATTGATCTATAGCTGCTGCACGAAATGTATCTCCAGCGGCTAGCATTATTGATTTACCTTGTTTTTGATAATGATGAGTTAATTTACCTATAGTAGTAGTTTTTCCTACTCCGTTAACTCCAATAATTAATATAATAAATGGTGATTCATTAGATATTTGTAAAGGTACATTTACTTCATTAAGAATATCTATCATTTCATTCTTAAGTAAATTGTATACTATTTTAGTATCCTTTAATTGTTTATGATTAGTTTGTTTAAGCTTATTCATTATATGACATGTAGTTTTTATACCTATGTCAGATATAAGTAATTTTTCTTCTAATTGTTCAAATAATTCCTCATTAATTTTATTATTACATAGTAAATTAATAAAATTAAATCCGATATTTTCTCGTGTTCTAATTAAGCTTTTTTTTAAACGAATAAAAAAATTTTGATTTATAGAATTATTTTCTTTTTGTTGGATTGTTTGAAAATTATTATTTTTTTCTAAATCATTGTCTTGAATTTCTATTACTGTTTTAATTGAAGGTTTTTCTTTAGTATATTTATTAGGATTTTTTTCTTTTTGATTTAATATTTTATTTTCTTCTTTATCAAAACTTAACCAAGAAAAAAAACTATTTTTCTTTTCTTTTTCCATATATATAACTCTGCTCCGTATAAATAATATTTATTAAATATAAATTATCAACTAATAAAATCATTTCATTTTTCCATTTTATTTTTTAAAATATATATATTATTATATTAATATTAAGATACTATTTTAATATTGTATTACTAATGTTATACACTTCTTATAAAGATTAAACTATACAATATAATAATTTTAAAAAATGAGTAAATATCTTTATAATCGTAATAATTTTAGACAAATACGTCTTATTGGAGGCCGTTGGCGAGGTCATAAATTATTAGTTTTAAATCATATAGAATTACGTCCAACAGGTAATCGTTTACGTGAAACGTTATTTAATTGGCTATCTCCTTATATTGAACAAGCACATTGTCTCGATTGTTTTGCTGGTACTGGTGCATTAGGATTAGAAGCACTATCACGTTATGCATCATCTGCTACTTTATTAGAATTGAATTTTCAATTAGTAAAACAAATTAAAAAAAAATTAAAAATACTAAATACGTCTGCTTCTGAAGCTAGTGTATTACAAATTAATACTATTAAATGGTTAAACCACCCAAGTAAAGTATTTGATATAGTATTTGTTGATCCACCATTTTATAAAGGACTTTTAAATATAACTATTCAATTATTAGAGCAAAAAGGTTGGTTATCTGACGAAGCATTAATTTATGTAGAAAGTACAATAAAAGCTTCTCCTCCAATTGTACCTATTAATTGGTTTCTATATCGTAAAAAAATATTTGGTCAAGTATACTGTAGTTTATATAAACGTCATATTAATATAATGTAATGTTATACAATTAATTAAATTTCAATCAATAAGTTATTTTCTTTATTATTTTAAAATACTTTAAAAAGTATATAAAATTGAAATAAATAATAGAAAATTATAAGTAAAAATATAAACATATCCATGTTTGTTTAATAAACTTAGTTTATTTTTACATATTATTAACATATTACATACATTGAAATTTAATTCATATTGATTATATTATATTTTTAATATTAATAAATTTATTTTAAATAATAATTTAAAATTTAATACTATTTAATAATGAAATAATATATATTTAAGTTGATAAAAATCAATATTATTTATTAAAATTTTTAATTAAAGTTTAAAAATTAAAATATTTAAGGTATAATAATTTGTTATTTTATTTAATACTAGATCATTAACTTATGTACTATAATTAGTGATAATATAAAACATTTTACTAAAGTAATAACAGTAATAAGAAGTAAATAATAATATAAAAATTTATATTTATAAATTAACATATTTAATATTTTTTAAATTTATATTTTTTAGTAAAAAAATATTACTTTACTTTTTCTTTAGTAAATTCAGTAAATAAATATTATTCTTAATGGTATTTTTTTGTTATATTATTTTCTTGACTCCTAGTTAAGCCTAGATTAGGAAAAAGTATTCTATGAATATTTATAAGGTATTTATTGATATTTATTTATTGATATTATCGAAATTTATGAATAACTTTTTTATCTCAATAGCATGAATTACTTTTATTTACATTTTATGACAAACCTAACATAAAATATAAATATGCATTTCAGAATATATTAGCCATCCCATTGAATTCGTGAGGGTTTGAATGAATAAAGAAAGGCAAACTTTAGCAATTGCTCCTCTAGGTAATTTAGATTCTTATATTCGAGCTGCGAACAATTGTCCAATGCTAACAGCAGAAGAGGAAAAAACACTAGCTAAGCAACTTCACTATGAAGGAGATTTAAATGCAGCTAAAGCTTTAATTCTTTCTCATTTACGTTTTGTTATTCATATTGCTAGAAATTATTCTGGGTATGGCTTACCACAAGCAGATTTAATTCAAGAAGGTAATATTGGCTTGATGAAAGCAGTACGTCGATTTAATCATGAAATAGGAGTACGTTTAGTTTCTTTTGCTGTTCACTGGATAAAAGCTGAAATTCATGAATATGTTTTGCGTAATTGGCGTATTGTAAAAGTTGCAACTACTAAAGCACAACGTAAACTATTTTTTAATTTACGTAAAACTAAGCAACGATTAGGATGGTTTAATCAAGATGAAGTAGATATGGTTGCTCGTGAACTAGGAGTAAGTATTAAAGATGTTCGTGAAATGGAATCTCGTATGGCTGCACAAGATATAACATTTGATTTATCATCTGATGATGAAACTGGAGAAATGAGACCAATGGCACCAGTATTATATCTTCAAGATAAAACATCTGACTTTGCTGATGGTATTGAAGAAGATAATTGGGATCTACATGCAGCAGAGAAGCTAAATGATGCGATGTTAAGCTTAGATTTACGCAGTCAGTATATAATTCGAGCACGTTGGTTAGATGGCGAAAATAAAACTACTTTACAAGAGTTAGCTGATAAATATGGAGTATCTGCTGAACGAGTACGTCAGTTAGAAAAAAATGCTATGAAAAAATTGCGTATCGCTATTGAAGCTTAATTTTCTTAATAAATTTAAATTAAATAGAAGAAAATAAATTTTATTTAGTATTTAATAGCTAATAATTTTATTAAAAATAAATATTTTTTTCTTATAAAGAACTATGCAATTTTAAAAATATATAATTTATTGATTATAAATAAATTTTGTAAGGTAAATAATAACAGTATCACATAGTAACTATAAAGAAAAATAATATTTTTTTGAAAAAATAGTAATTTCATATGATTAATTTTTTTGTTATTACCATATAATATTCACTTATTAATATTATTATTAATAATTGTATTTTCAATAGTTATACGTATATCTTTAGTTAGTAATTTAGCCAAAATTTGCCAAATCATTTGAATAGGTTGTTTATTAAAATTATTTGAAAATTCATCATTTATATAACCTTCTTCACGTAAAGACATTATTAGTGTACTAAAAATTTTTTTGTCATAAAAATCTAGTGAATTAATGCCATGTATAATTGAAAGACGTTTAGCTAGAAAGTAACTTTCATTTTCTAATGTTATACGTTTAATGTTAGGATTATAAATAAGAATAGCAACAGTAATGGCGATTCGTTGTAATATTTCCTTAATACCTGCCGATAATAGTTGAAGTGTCTGATAACGCTTAGTATTTATCTTTAGTTGACCATATTGTAAAATAACAAGTCCTTGACGTATGAACTCTTCACAATACTTAATATTGATTAATACTAACTCAGATTTTTCCCAACGCAAGAAGAGTTCTTTTTTCAACATTGGATATAATAACTTTATTTGACGCAATACTTCTACTTGGCTAATTTCGTTATAGTTATATACTATAGCCGCAATAAGAGAAGGTATTACTAGCATATGATGAATGTTATTACGATAATAAGTCATTAAGATAGCTTGTTTACGCGATAACATCATGCTATCACTAATGTTATTTGTTTTAGTTTTGATTTTATTCATTTTTATTGCTTGATTCAGTAATATTTCTGGACTGGTATTAGGTACTGTTGATTTAAGTGAATACGGAACATTACGCAATAATTGAAGATAACACTCTAATTGTTCAATAAGTTGTTCACGAGTAAGAGATAATTGTTCGGAGGATAGTAAGGCTGTTACGCATAAATTAATAGCGTTAGCTGCACTAGCTTCATTAATTCTTATCATTAAACGAGTAGCAATATCATTAACTGCTGGAGTAATCCAAACTGGACGCGAATGATCAATTGGCATAATATTATTATGCCATTTAGGTACGTATTCGTTTAAGTAATCTAGTAATGCTAATGGTTCACCAAAGTTAACATATCCTTGACCAAGATTACGTAAGTGACGTAAACCACGCATCATTTCTATAAATCCTTCTTTTGTCTTTTTTGAACCTTTTAATTCTTTAATATAAGTAGTAATTTCTATCACATGTTCATAGCCAATATAAATAGGAACTAAGTTAATAGGACGGCTACTACGTAGCATAGCTTGTAATGTCATTAAAATAGTACCTGTTTTAGGTTGAATTAACCTTCCAGTTCGAGAACGACCACCTTCAATAAAATACTCTACTGAAAAACCTCTAGTAAATAATTCACTAAGATATCTACGAAAAATTATAGAATAGAGTTTATTTCCTTTAAATGAACGACGAATAAAAAAAGCACCTAATCGACGAAAAAGAGGACCTATTGGCCAAAAGTTAAGATTTATACCAGCAGCAATATGAGGTGGTACTAATCCTTGATTATAAAGCACATAGGATATTAATAGATAGTCCATATGACTACGATGGCAAGGAATATAAACAATTTCATATCCTGATTGTGCTAATTGACGAATACGTTCACTGCCATTAACATGAATTCCTTTATATAAACGACGCCATAACCAACCTATGATACGATCAGCAAAACGAATAGCTTCATATGAGAAATTAGCAGCGATTTCTTTCATTATTAGAATAGCTTTTTGCTCTGCAGTTCTATATGAAATTTTTTTACTACGAGCTTCTTCTTCTATTGCTTTTTTAATTATTTTTGACTGTAATAATTTATTAAATAGGTCTGAGAGTACATAAAGTTTTGGCCCTACTGTTACTAAGCGATGTCTAGCAAAATGAATACTAGCTACTCGAATTAGTTTTTGTATAACTAATGTATTTGAACCATATTGTATAGCAATCTTACGTAATGAAACAGTAGGTAAAAAACGGACGAAACTATCTCTTCCATACCATAAAATTATAAAAATTTTTTGTATTTTTTTAAAGATATGGATACGCAATAGTAAATTACTTTGAATCTTACGTCCAGGTGAACGACCAAACATTACAAAAACAGGTAATATTTGAACATCAATTTGTAAATTTTTAAGTTGTAAATTAATATAATTATTAAATAATTTTATAGATAAAATACTAGGTAAAGAATAAATATATGGATTTTCGTAAATAAAAAGATAATGTGGTAATAAAGAACCAGCTATTTCTAATGGAACTAGAGGATCTGGTAAATTATTTTTTAGACATTGTGTTTGTATAGTAAATAAATCTACCTTTGAGTTATGAACTATAATATAAAGAATTGGACGAGCAACATCTATTTTATATTCATAAATAGGATTATTTGGAATAATCTTACTTTTTATTAGAATAGAAAATAATAAACGTAATAGTTTATTATATATTTTACTCCAACGTGACATTTGAATTTTAAATCCTCTATTTTAATAATAAAATAATAATGATACTTATCAAAAATAATTAAGTTCTTATATACTATAGGAAAGCTATATATAAGATATAATATCTTTATGTCTATTAACATAGTATTAATAAGTTGAATAACATTAATTATTTTAATTTAATAGAAGTAAATAAAATATTATATACTTTTTTAATTTTGATCTTAAAAAGATTTATTTATTATAAATCATATATTTTACTTTAACACCCTATTATAGTGCTTATTAGATAATCCATATATATATAAATATATACTCTTATAATGTATATTAATTATTAATAGAAAATTAATTTCATTTTTTTTAAAAGTATGTTTATGAGTTAACAACTAACTATTGTCTTATTTTTGAGAATTTTAGTAGTTTAGCTAAATAACATATTATATTTTCTATATTTTTTATGAATTTTAAGATACATATAAAATACTTATTTTAATAATTGTTTATTAGAGATATAAAAATCTGTTTGAGATATTATATTTACAGCTAAAAATGATCATTTTTATGAATAAAAATTTTTATTTTCATCGTTTTTCTGTTGCTCCTATGCTAAATTGGACAGATCGTCACTGTCGCTATTTCTACCGAAAATTGAGTAGTAAAGTATTATTATATACAGAAATGATACCTACAAGTGCTATTATCCATGGAAAAAATAATTACTTAGCTTTTAATAGAGAAGAACATCCGGTTGTTTTACAGTTAGGTGGAAATAATCCTAAAGATATGGCCAAATGTGCAAAGTTAGCAGAAATTTATGGTTATGATTCTATCAATATGAATGTAGGTTGTCCGTCAAATCGCATACATAATAGTGGCTTTGGAGCATGTTTAATGAATGATGCATTTATTGTAGCGAATTGTATTAAAGCAATGCGTGATGTAGTTAACATACCAGTAACTGTAAAAACGCGCATTGGTATTGATAATCAAGATAATTATGAATTCCTTTCTAATTTTGTTAATATTGTATCTCAATATGGTGGTTGTAATACTTTTATTATACACGCACGTAAAGCTTTGTTATCAGGTTTAAAACCAAAAGAAAACCGTAAAATTCCTCCTCTTAATTATTCGCATGTTTATTCTTTAAAACGTAATTTTCCAAATATTAATATAGTTATTAACGGTGAAATTAATACTTTAGAAGAAGCACAAATTCATCTATTATATTTAGATGGTGTTATGATAGGTCGTGAAGCTTACCAAAACCCGAAAATTTTAACCCGAGTAGATAAAGATATATTCGGTTGTAATACTTCTTCAGTAGATTTAATTAAATTGGTCCGTTCAATGTATCCTTATATTCAATCTGAATTGGCAAAAGGGGTATATTTAAATAGCATAACTAAACATATGCTAGGCTTATTTAAGAATATGTCTGGAAGTAGTCAGTGGCGTCGCCTTTTAAGTACGAATATAAATAGAAAAAAATCCGATATTAGTATACTTAAAGAAACGGTAGATTTACTTGAAAATAATTTTTTCAATAAAAATAAAGATTTTTCCTAATATTATTTTAGATTAAAAATTAATATAATTTTATAATTAATTGAATTTATTAAGTTTAAGCTAGTTATTAAAAATATAATTAATATTTCAAACATCTATCTCTTATATCTATTTAAAAGAAATACATCACTATGTTGCTATATCCGTATCTTAATATGTGTATTTATGAAGGATATCTATAAT
This genomic stretch from Pantoea sp. Aalb harbors:
- the rsmD gene encoding 16S rRNA (guanine(966)-N(2))-methyltransferase RsmD, which gives rise to MSKYLYNRNNFRQIRLIGGRWRGHKLLVLNHIELRPTGNRLRETLFNWLSPYIEQAHCLDCFAGTGALGLEALSRYASSATLLELNFQLVKQIKKKLKILNTSASEASVLQINTIKWLNHPSKVFDIVFVDPPFYKGLLNITIQLLEQKGWLSDEALIYVESTIKASPPIVPINWFLYRKKIFGQVYCSLYKRHINIM
- the rpoH gene encoding RNA polymerase sigma factor RpoH, which codes for MNKERQTLAIAPLGNLDSYIRAANNCPMLTAEEEKTLAKQLHYEGDLNAAKALILSHLRFVIHIARNYSGYGLPQADLIQEGNIGLMKAVRRFNHEIGVRLVSFAVHWIKAEIHEYVLRNWRIVKVATTKAQRKLFFNLRKTKQRLGWFNQDEVDMVARELGVSIKDVREMESRMAAQDITFDLSSDDETGEMRPMAPVLYLQDKTSDFADGIEEDNWDLHAAEKLNDAMLSLDLRSQYIIRARWLDGENKTTLQELADKYGVSAERVRQLEKNAMKKLRIAIEA
- the plsB gene encoding glycerol-3-phosphate 1-O-acyltransferase PlsB, with protein sequence MSRWSKIYNKLLRLLFSILIKSKIIPNNPIYEYKIDVARPILYIIVHNSKVDLFTIQTQCLKNNLPDPLVPLEIAGSLLPHYLFIYENPYIYSLPSILSIKLFNNYINLQLKNLQIDVQILPVFVMFGRSPGRKIQSNLLLRIHIFKKIQKIFIILWYGRDSFVRFLPTVSLRKIAIQYGSNTLVIQKLIRVASIHFARHRLVTVGPKLYVLSDLFNKLLQSKIIKKAIEEEARSKKISYRTAEQKAILIMKEIAANFSYEAIRFADRIIGWLWRRLYKGIHVNGSERIRQLAQSGYEIVYIPCHRSHMDYLLISYVLYNQGLVPPHIAAGINLNFWPIGPLFRRLGAFFIRRSFKGNKLYSIIFRRYLSELFTRGFSVEYFIEGGRSRTGRLIQPKTGTILMTLQAMLRSSRPINLVPIYIGYEHVIEITTYIKELKGSKKTKEGFIEMMRGLRHLRNLGQGYVNFGEPLALLDYLNEYVPKWHNNIMPIDHSRPVWITPAVNDIATRLMIRINEASAANAINLCVTALLSSEQLSLTREQLIEQLECYLQLLRNVPYSLKSTVPNTSPEILLNQAIKMNKIKTKTNNISDSMMLSRKQAILMTYYRNNIHHMLVIPSLIAAIVYNYNEISQVEVLRQIKLLYPMLKKELFLRWEKSELVLINIKYCEEFIRQGLVILQYGQLKINTKRYQTLQLLSAGIKEILQRIAITVAILIYNPNIKRITLENESYFLAKRLSIIHGINSLDFYDKKIFSTLIMSLREEGYINDEFSNNFNKQPIQMIWQILAKLLTKDIRITIENTIINNNINK
- the dusA gene encoding tRNA dihydrouridine(20/20a) synthase DusA, which codes for MNKNFYFHRFSVAPMLNWTDRHCRYFYRKLSSKVLLYTEMIPTSAIIHGKNNYLAFNREEHPVVLQLGGNNPKDMAKCAKLAEIYGYDSINMNVGCPSNRIHNSGFGACLMNDAFIVANCIKAMRDVVNIPVTVKTRIGIDNQDNYEFLSNFVNIVSQYGGCNTFIIHARKALLSGLKPKENRKIPPLNYSHVYSLKRNFPNINIVINGEINTLEEAQIHLLYLDGVMIGREAYQNPKILTRVDKDIFGCNTSSVDLIKLVRSMYPYIQSELAKGVYLNSITKHMLGLFKNMSGSSQWRRLLSTNINRKKSDISILKETVDLLENNFFNKNKDFS